The genomic interval TACAACATCCTTAATGTGCTTTCCAATAAGGGTATTGTAAACGGCGATGATGAGATTTGTGAGATATGCGACAGTATTGCGGCTATGCTGCGCTACTCAACCTCCACCTTAAAACGTTCAGCCACCATTGGCGAGGAACTGGAACATGTCCGTAATTACCTGCTGCTGATGAAAAAGCGTTTTGAACACCGGCTGGAATTCAATATTGACGTAGATCCGGCCATTTGCGGACAAGCAATACCTAAAATCGTATTGCAGCAAATTGTTGAAAATTCAATAAACCACGGCTTTGAAAAATTACAGAAAATCATGAAAATAGGAATCAGAGGCTATGTGTCTGACGGGTGGTGGTATATTGAAATTACCGACAACGGACAGGGATTTGACCAAAAGGTGCTTTGTGAACTGGAGGAAAGGATAAAGTTAATGGAAAAGGAACTTTTCGGTGTAGAAACCCACACCGGGTTTGCAATTGGTGGAATGGGAATTATCAACACATATGCAAGGTTGGCACTGTTTTACAATGGCAGATTTGTTTTTACGCTTAAAAACACCGAAACCGGAGGCGCACAAGTGACAATAGGCGGTGCTGTTGAGTTTGCAAAGGGGAGTGATGAAAAATGATGAGGATTGTGCTGGTCGAAGATGAGCCGTCAGCTATGCGCTATATCAAATCAATTATAGAATTGCGGTGCAGCGGTTTTAAAATAGTCGATACGGCGGAAAACGGTGCCGAGGGGCTTGAAAAGGTCCGGTTGTTAAAGCCTGATGTAGTTATTACCGACATAAAAATGCCGGTCATGGACGGTATCGAACTTGTTTCCCACATCAAGGAGGAGTTCCCGTTTATCTATTCGGTAATTGTAAGCGGATATCAGGATTTTGAATATGCCAAAGGTGCAATACAGTCCGGCGTTGTTGATTATCTGCTGAAGCCGGTTAACGCCGGCCAGTTGAAAAAACTGCTTGATTCAATACGGCAAAAGCTCGAAACAGAATACTATATAAAGCGTGTCGGATTGCTGAAACATATTTTGATCGGCGCGCCGGCGGAGACGTGGCAGGTCGAAAAATACCTGCCATTCAAGTGCTATTCGGCGGCCATTCTGCGGGAAAACGGGTTACCCTCGAGATTTTCCTCGAAACATACCGCAGCCGCATATAATCCTGCTGTAGAAGCTTACGCGGTGTCATGCACCACAGGTGATAACAGCATATGGGTTCTGACGGGCAGAGATGAACGGGAACTGCTCTTTTTCTGCACTCCGGAACTTACTGATAGGAACGCTTTTGAGTCGTTGGTTGCAGGAACGGCTGAAAAGCTGACCGGCGGCTACCATACCACAATCTTTGCCTCGGAATTTTTCGGGCTGCTGGAGTGTAAGAATATGGTTTCCAACCTTTACCGGACTCTGGACAATAATATTGTCATCGGGCTTTCCCAGACAATTTATGAGCTTACCGAAGTCCGGTCCGCTGTAGAAAACCGGGCCAGTATGGACGGGTCGCTGGGCAACAAGATAGCTTTCCTTGTTTCAAACGCAATGTATGATGGGTTAAAACAGGAATTAATAAAACTTTTTGGCACATGGGAAAAAGAACGGCGCACCCAACTGTGGGTGGAGAGCAATCTGCGGCAGATACTCCATCATGTCGAAAAACATTCTGCGGTAGCCCGGGGAGGGCAAAGTTACGACATTGAATTTTTGCTTGATGAAGCCCTGTACTACTCAACAACCTTCGGTGAACTTATGGCCAATATATGGGAGCTGGTGGAGAAAATTGTACAGTGTGTTGAAAAAAAGGACCACAAAGTGGATACCCCAGCCTTTTTCAACTCCATTGAGCAATACCTGGAGCAAAATCTTTCGGAGCCGCTTTCGCTTCAATCGGTCTGTTCAGTATTCGGCATATCCCAGACCTATTTGAGCAGGCTGTTCCGCAAATATAAAAATATGTCCTTTAACGAGTACCTGACAGCCATAAGGATCGATGAGGCAAAACGGCTTATTATAGAAAATCCGAATATACCGCTAAAGGATGTAGCCATGCTAGTCGGTTATAACGACCAGTTCTATTTCAGCCGCGTATTTCGGTCGGTAACCGGTGTGCCACCATCTGAATACATCTTAAAAAGTCCTTCGTCCAAATCATAACAGAGATATGAATGAGCGCATTTATATAAATAACACTAAAACCACTCCCTACACTGAAAGTGTAGGGAGTGGTTTTAGTGATTTTGTTAAGAACTTCAATAGAAGAAAAAGAAAGCTGTTTGTTATTCAGATAAAAGTTGCTGATATCAATTTTGAAATTCTTATATCTGGAAGAGGAACGGAAATCTGGGCATATTTAACGGTTATAAAAGACATGTTCAATTCCAGCTTGTGAAAGCACATATTCCTTTAAAGGGAGAAGAATTTATTACAATATGCATTATGAGTGCGATAGTATGTGCTATAATATTTGCCCTGGTTTCACAAAGCATTATTACCGGTATACTTTTTGGTGGTATCGGATGGTATATACCTATGCTTTTTGTGCAATCAAAAAAGAAAAAAAGAATCAAACATATGAATTTACCATATAATAAGCGTAATAAAATTGCAAAGCGGACGTACTCCTAATAAAATATTAAGTCTGATTTTTTTTATCACAAAATATAAAGAATAAAAGAGATAATTATCAATATAGTAAGATAATTGCAGATATTTAAAAAGAATACAAATATTAAACTATTGCATTTATTAAAAATAAATGTTAATATGATTATAAATAATAAATACATAATTTTTTTGTTTGTATTAATTAAACCGGTTGCATTATTGATACAAAATATATATAAATTTCTTTTTTTGATAGCTATTAATTTAGAATTAATTAAGTATTTTTTTTAAGGTGCAATGCAACTGGTTGCATAAAATAAGGGGGTAAGAAATGGCTGTAACAATAAAAGACGTAGCGAAAATGGCAGGAGTATCCACATCAACTGTATCAAGAGTTTTAAATAACAGTCCACTTATATCACCTGAAACTGTCATAAGAGTAAAAAAAGCAATGCAAGAATTAAATTACTTTCCTAATAGCATGGCCAGAAGTTTTGCAAATCAAAGCACTTATACTATTGCACTTATTGTTGATATAGACAATTCAAAAGCATTTGCCAACCCATTTTTTTATCAGGTACAGTATGGTATTGAAAAAGTTCTTTGTAAACGAGGCTATTATTTAATGATTGCTAATGAAAAAACAATGATTGATCGTGAAGCTGCTTTAAGTAAGTTTGTTTTCGAGAAAAGGGTTGACGGTATTATACTTCCGGCATCTTTATTAAAAAAAAGTTTTGTAAAAAAAATGGAGGAACAGAAATTTCCTTTCGTTGTTTTAGGAGAGCCTAATTTTCATTTTGATGTTAATTGGGTGGATATCGATAACCAAATGGCCGGAAAGGTCGCTGCAAATCATTTAATTGACAACGGATATAGAAAAATTGCATTTATTGCCGGTAGTTTTGAAGATAAATTTAATAGGCATAGATTAGATGGATATAAAAAAGCTCTTGAAGAACATAATATGGAGTTGAATGAAGAGCTGATAAGTGAAGGTGGATGCACGAAAGAAGATGGATATCGACTTATGAAAAATTTAATTGAAACTAAGGATTTTCTAGATGCAGTGATATTTACAAATAATATAGCTGCTTTTGGAGCACTAACAGCTATAAAGGAAAAAGGATATAAGATTCCTGAAGAATTTGGACTTGTTAGTTTTGACAATTATCCTGTTGCCGAATTTTCTGATCCTAAGATGACTACCGTAGATATTGATGTTGTTGATTTAGGCATGCAAGCTGCTACAATGCTTTTAAAGGAAATAGAAACGCCGTCTACAAGTAAGCAGCATAGCCTTCTATCTGTAGAGCTGGTGAGCAGAGGAACAAGCAAAAAATTAAGATTAAGAGGTAATAGCTAATTATTTCAAGGGTGACATGAAATTAAAATACTAATTAAAAAGGAATGGTAACAATGTTTTGGGAAGCTATTATTCATGAACAAACAAGAGATTATGTTTATCCAATAGAAAGGAATAAATTGGCGATAAGACTGAAAATAAAGAGAAAAGATGCAAAATCTTGTACCTTGATTTATTGGAACAGACATAAAAGAGAACGAA from Petroclostridium xylanilyticum carries:
- a CDS encoding response regulator; this encodes MMRIVLVEDEPSAMRYIKSIIELRCSGFKIVDTAENGAEGLEKVRLLKPDVVITDIKMPVMDGIELVSHIKEEFPFIYSVIVSGYQDFEYAKGAIQSGVVDYLLKPVNAGQLKKLLDSIRQKLETEYYIKRVGLLKHILIGAPAETWQVEKYLPFKCYSAAILRENGLPSRFSSKHTAAAYNPAVEAYAVSCTTGDNSIWVLTGRDERELLFFCTPELTDRNAFESLVAGTAEKLTGGYHTTIFASEFFGLLECKNMVSNLYRTLDNNIVIGLSQTIYELTEVRSAVENRASMDGSLGNKIAFLVSNAMYDGLKQELIKLFGTWEKERRTQLWVESNLRQILHHVEKHSAVARGGQSYDIEFLLDEALYYSTTFGELMANIWELVEKIVQCVEKKDHKVDTPAFFNSIEQYLEQNLSEPLSLQSVCSVFGISQTYLSRLFRKYKNMSFNEYLTAIRIDEAKRLIIENPNIPLKDVAMLVGYNDQFYFSRVFRSVTGVPPSEYILKSPSSKS
- a CDS encoding LacI family DNA-binding transcriptional regulator, producing the protein MAVTIKDVAKMAGVSTSTVSRVLNNSPLISPETVIRVKKAMQELNYFPNSMARSFANQSTYTIALIVDIDNSKAFANPFFYQVQYGIEKVLCKRGYYLMIANEKTMIDREAALSKFVFEKRVDGIILPASLLKKSFVKKMEEQKFPFVVLGEPNFHFDVNWVDIDNQMAGKVAANHLIDNGYRKIAFIAGSFEDKFNRHRLDGYKKALEEHNMELNEELISEGGCTKEDGYRLMKNLIETKDFLDAVIFTNNIAAFGALTAIKEKGYKIPEEFGLVSFDNYPVAEFSDPKMTTVDIDVVDLGMQAATMLLKEIETPSTSKQHSLLSVELVSRGTSKKLRLRGNS